The Streptomyces sp. 135 sequence GTTCCGTACGACCTTGACGTCGTCGGCGTACCGCGGATCCTGCGCGAAGCCTTCAAGGATGATCTTGTCCGTCCAGACGGCGTCGAAGTTCCCCCCGATCAGCTCTTTGACGCAGGTCTTGTAGCTGTTGCGGCGTACGACGTCCACGTTGGGCCCCAGCGCCTCACGGACCGCCTTCTTCGCCTTCTCGTCCGTCTCGCTCTTGGGGTCGCCGGTGGAGCCGTACACGCTGCACACTTTCTTGCCGTCGACGTCCGCCAGCCGATTGATGCCGCTCTCGTCCTCACGCACGAGCACGCCCTGATAGGTCTTCAAGTAGGGGGCGGTGAAGTCGATCTCCTTGTCGCGCGGCGCGGTGATGGAGTACGTGGCGATCACCAGGTCCATGCTGCGTTCGCGCAGGACCTTCTCGCGGTTGCGGGACTGCACGTCCCAGTCGGCCGCCCTGAAGCCGAGGTCGGTGCCGAGGAACTGCACCAACCGCGCCTCGAATCCCGCGAAGTCGTCGTCCT is a genomic window containing:
- a CDS encoding transporter substrate-binding domain-containing protein, with translation MPRQAPSRRLVTAACVLALSLAAACGGGSDGGGGTGTASPTRSAGPDGGGRPSLFDKETLNIAVKKGQPGFSTLREEDDDFAGFEARLVQFLGTDLGFRAADWDVQSRNREKVLRERSMDLVIATYSITAPRDKEIDFTAPYLKTYQGVLVREDESGINRLADVDGKKVCSVYGSTGDPKSETDEKAKKAVREALGPNVDVVRRNSYKTCVKELIGGNFDAVWTDKIILEGFAQDPRYADDVKVVRNITVKKQQFYGIGLREGHKEDCRKLNGALKRFLDTQWTLTFQVYFRSITERVAGYEQQYKPTDDEFEALAETSCGGR